A single genomic interval of Gossypium raimondii isolate GPD5lz chromosome 11, ASM2569854v1, whole genome shotgun sequence harbors:
- the LOC105800986 gene encoding F-box protein At3g07870 has translation MDRLPQELVIHILSRLPISTIMQSKSVNRAWRNLIRNQVFVNMHFKRMVENDPSFILQIRDQPIQSQLYFGDFSSHPNDRNVTIITKKLTMLPLLTNFHLVSSCNGLLCLRGTHRSLGLICIYNPFTRDSIELPKLVAKGPSHQVGVLGFGLDATTNKYKVVEVSYKRIYRASPSHVVRPVNRLAPQIIAPSSIDSEVHILTVGNGSPTRRNLGSFPFHFMCQKSQVLVNGKLHWISYPRGSKAYLAIVSFDLGNEQLKEVPRPDCISSDRQFHELVVLRGCLSAVCFDYDNEELEIWVMKEYDVKESWVKEFSIGTYLPKILQPDERESLDSSMFYMPKTCMRVLCQLRSGGILLEYKIKALFVYDPRCRTFQNFQLTFEGIPRCFTLAVHVASLNWIDTFIEAPCY, from the coding sequence ATGGATCGTCTTCCTCAAGAGCTTGTCATTCATATACTATCAAGGCTTCCAATCTCAACCATAATGCAATCTAAGTCCGTGAATCGAGCCTGGCGTAACTTAATACGAAATCAAGTGTTTGTCAACATGCATTTCAAGCGCATGGTTGAGAATGACCCAAgcttcattttacaaatcaGAGATCAACCCATCCAAAGCCAACTTTATTTCGGAGATTTCTCCAGCCATCCAAATGATAGAAACGTTACGATCATCACAAAGAAGCTTACCATGCTACCATTGCTAACTAATTTCCATTTGGTGAGTTCATGTAATGGATTGCTATGCTTGCGTGGCACTCACCGAAGCCTTGGACTGATCTGTATTTATAATCCTTTTACCAGGGATTCTATAGAGTTGCCAAAGCTAGTAGCAAAGGGACCTAGTCATCAAGTGGGGGTATTGGGATTTGGTTTGGATGCTACCACAAACAAATATAAGGTTGTAGAGGTATCATATAAACGAATTTATAGAGCTTCTCCAAGCCATGTTGTTAGACCTGTCAATCGCCTAGCTCCTCAGATTATAGCACCTTCTTCAATTGACTCTGAGGTTCATATTTTGACTGTTGGTAATGGTAGCCCCACAAGGAGAAATTTGGGAAGTTTCCCCTTCCATTTTATGTGCCAAAAATCTCAGGTTTTGGTCAATGGGAAACTTCATTGGATTTCTTATCCTCGGGGGAGTAAAGCTTACCTTGCTATTGTGTCTTTTGACTTGGGTAATGAACAATTAAAGGAAGTCCCTAGGCCTGATTGTATCAGTTCGGACAGGCAATTTCACGAACTCGTGGTTCTACGAGGTTGCCTGTCGGCGGTTTGTTTTGATTACGATAATGAAGAACTGGAGATTTGGGTTATGAAAGAGTATGATGTGAAAGAGTCTTGGGTCAAAGAATTTAGCATTGGAACTTACCTACCAAAAATATTGCAGCCGGATGAACGTGAATCATTGGATAGTTCAATGTTTTATATGCCTAAAACATGCATGCGAGTCCTATGTCAGTTAAGGAGTGGAGGGATCTTATTGGAGTACAAAATTAAAGCACTCTTTGTCTATGATCCTCGTTGCAGAACATTCCAGAATTTTCAACTTACATTTGAAGGAATTCCCAGGTGTTTCACCTTAGCCGTTCATGTTGCAAGCCTCAACTGGATCGATACATTTATCGAGGCACCATGCTATTGA